CGTCACAGGTATTTAACGTTTGAATTTCCATCGGCATATCAGCATAAGCTTCGACACTATCACCATGTGTACGACGTACATCACGAGCAAAACCACTACCACGCACCATCGGACCAACAACACTAAAGTTACGTGCGATTTCAGGCTCAAGACGCCCAATTCCTTTCAAACGTTGATCAATATTTGGCGTGCTTAATAGCATTTCCACAAGATCTGTGAACTCTTTACGAATTTCACGAATTAATTTAATACCTTTAAGACGGTGTTCTTTTTGAATATCGCGACGTACTCCGCCAATCAGGTTTAAGCCATACGTTTTACGCGCGCCGGTTAATAATTCAGCAAGCAACATGGTTTTTTCACGTACGCGGAAAAATTGCATAAAGCCCGTATCAAAACCGACAAAGTGACTTGATAAGCCGACGTTGAGCATATTACTGTGCAAACGCTCGACTTCGAGTAATACAGTACGGATCATCTTCGCACGGGGTGGCACTTCAATGCCCAATGCATTTTCAACCGAATTGGTGTAACCAACACTGTGAGTAAACCCGCAAATGCCACACACGCGATCCGTTAAAAAGGCGACTTCGTTATAACCCATACGCGTCTCTGCCAATTTTTCCATACCACGATGCACATAAAACATACGATAATCGGCATCGATAATATCTTCACCATCAACGAATAAACGGAAATGCCCAGGTTCATCGGATGTAATATGCAAAGGTCCGAGCGGAATAATACGATTACTTTTATCACCAAGCTCATTATCAAATGCGTATGTTTCAGATTCTGTCGTTGGCATTGGGCGCTGGCGATAATCCATTGCATCTTTACACAGTGGATGTAAATCTTCAGGCCAATCATCAGGTAGAACAAGACGTCGCTGATCAGGAAGACCAATCGGTCTTAAACCAAACATGTCACGAATTTCTCGTTCGCCCCACACTGCAGCAGGTATCACTGGCGTAATTGAAGGAAACTCTTTTGTTTCAGCATCAACATGAATTTTCACCATGATCCAACATTTTTCATCACCTTCCATCGACAAAGTATGATAAACCGCGAAATAGCCACTTAAGGTGCGTTCATCGTTACCAAACGAAACACTTAGCCAACCATCTTTTTCAAAGTACAACCATTTCATGACCTCGATTAATGCCGTATCTTTTACCGTGATCAATATTTGGTTATGTGTACGCCACTCTTCTTCTAAAATCGCATTTGGAAAAAAGTGATGTATTCCAGCAATATAGCTACTGCCTATTTTACCGTTGTTTGGAGTATTTTCTTCTAACATAATCAGTTCTATCTCTATTCTTAATTTTTTAAATTAACAGGTTCGGTTGCATATAAGTTATTGATTGTTATGCATAACGCATAACAACCACTTACTTTAACTGAGCCACGTTGATGCTATAAAGCTTGAAAACACCGACATAATAATCAAAATCACAATCACAATTTTCATTGATATCGGTAATGGGGATGCTTTTTGGACCGCTTCAGAAGGATTTCCGAGTACCGTTTTTCCGAACCAGTAAAGGAGCCAACCAAAACTTGCCACTGATTCCAGCAATGCAATAAGCATGACGGGTATTAACCAAGGGTGTTGTTGAGATAACTGAAATCCCGCTTCAAATAACGGGAATTTACTGAAAAATCCATTAAAGGGGGGAACGCCACTTATCGCTAGCGCCGCGACGCCAAATCCAACGGCTAAAAGAGGTGAAGTTTTAATAATACCCTTCAGAGAAGGCAGCATGCGAGTACCACAGGTGTAACCCAATGAACCAGCGACCAAGAAGAACAGGGTCTTAGCAAAGGCATGATTAAAGATATAGGCGACAGCACTTTCTAGTGCGAGATGTGATCCAAATATTGACAGTGACAATGCAAGGAAAATATACGCAAGTTGCGTGATCGTTGAGTATGCGAGCAAGCGTTTCATATCTTTTTGTGGTAAATACAAAATAAAGCCGTATAGCATTGTTAAAATCGCCCCAATCACGCCAATTACACCGATAATGTGTGGGATTTCACCTGCCGACAAAATAGCACGCGCAAAAATATACACGCCTATTTTTACCATTGATGCAGCATCTAAATAAGCACTCACCGGGGTCGGAGAATCCATCGTTTCAGGTAACCAAAACTGCAAGGGTAATTGTGCAGATTTACCCCAAGCGGCGAGCATGATACCTAAAAATACAATGATTTTGGTTTGATCGCTCAGCTGCGCCAGTGCAGTGATCGAGAAGGTCCCCGTTTCTTTAAACACGATAACGGTTGCGACAAACAAACCTATCGACGCAAAATGTGTCACTAATAATGCTTTTAACGCAGATTTAAGTGACGTTGCTTTTTGATAATAGCCAATTAACGCCCAAGAGCAGACACTGGTGATTTCAAAAAATAATAATTGGCCGACGAACGTTGATGACAGTACTAAACCTGCCATTGCACCGATAATGATAAGCAAAAATGCGTAATAACGCGGTTTAGCCTCATGCGGATGTTCTCGATTACTTTCGGTCATATAGCCAAGTGAATAAATATTCACTAAAAATCCAAGTATGACGACCGCTATTACGGTCAGAGTACTGACGGCATCAAAAGTGAAGCCCAAAATTTCAGTATTATCTATGTGAAATAAGGTGTAATGCAGTGTACTTTGCCCGCTCGAGCGGTAAAGAAAAGCTAAGACAAGTACCCCAAATGCAGCGATACCCGCAAAAATCTGAGATACCCATTTTGCCAGCGGAGCGGCAACCAACATAGTGATAATTGCCCCCAAAAAAGGCAATAATATGGTCAGAAGGGCCACATTTTTCATTAAAGCTAGGTTTTCCATAATATTCATCAGCCTCTATATACCTGTCAAGTAGAACAAGAATCCAAGCACCGCGATCCCAAACCCTATCCAAGTCAATTCGTGCGTTTGTACGTAACGAACACGTGCCATGCTGTTTTCCAACACACTTGCAATGCTGAAACACACAAATAACTTAACTAAAAGCCATAACGTCGCGATGAGTAAAGCAGACACAGTAAGCGTGTCGGCTTTGCCAAAGGGAACGAAAATAGCAAGAAATAACATCACTACAACCATTTGTTTTAAGCCAAAACCAATTTTCATCAACGCTAAACTAGAGCCTGAATATTCCGTCATAGGACCTTCTTGTAGCTCTTGCTCTGCTTCTGCAACATCAAAGGGCAATTTACCCATTTCGATAAAAATAACAAATGCACAAGCGGCACCTGAGACCACAGTTGCAACCGGCATACTCCAAGGGAGTGTTGCCAATGTATTGCTCATGTTACCTAAATCGGAAGAGCCCGTGATAAGTGCCACGGTGAAAATAGATAAAATTAAGATAGGCTCAACAAGTACGCCCAAGGTTAACTCTCGACTTGAGCCTAAACCGGCAAAAATACTCCCGGAATCTAAACCTGCCAATGCAAAAAAGAAGCGGAAAATAGCAAATAAATAAATATCGGTGATCACATCTCCTGCGATAGGAAACGGTGAGTGATTGGTCACAGCGGGCATTGCCATTGCAACGAGTGCCATGGTAATAATTAACACCCAAGGTGTGATAGCAAAAATAATGCCTGAAGGTGAAGGCGCGACATCTTGGCGACGCAGTAATTTATATAAGTCACGATAATCTTGAAGTATACCGGGACCTTGTCGTGAGTGCATTTTGGCACGGATCACACGGGATAAACCAGTAAATAACGGAGCGAGAGCGACCATTATTAAAGCTTGAATAATAGCGAGAGTTATCATCCCTAAGCTTGGGATCTCAAGTCCTTGCATTATTTCACTCCTAAATAAAATGGAATTAACATTAATACAACCAACGCAATAAGCAGATAGAGGCCATAAAATAGGACACTACCCCCTTTCATGCGTCGCAGCATACGTGTCATTGGGCTAACAAGATGATCCTCAAAACAAGCTTCGATCGCGACTGCAAAGGCGGTCGTTTTGAGTAAGATACAAGTAAAGAGACCTGCTGGATCTAATTTTTCTCGTAATGTATAAAGCGGGGCATACATAGCGCGAAGCGTACATGTAAAGCTACCCGCATCTACGCTCATACGCTGCTCATAGCCATAGCCACATGCCCATGGATCATTACTATGTCGACGTTTGAGTTTCTGACCTTTAAAACATGTAATGAGTGCATAAGGGATAAGTAGCAATAGTAATAATGAAATTGCAATAATAGGGGCTGACAAAATAGCTTGGTGTGCAATACCCGGCACGAGCGCAACGCCCTGTGATACCGTCACCTCTACACCGCCTTTTACTAGGCTTGCAGCGACGCCTTTGATAACAGGTGCTATCCAAGGCGATCCAATACCAAGTACAATACACATAAGTGCAAGTAAACTTGTGCCTATTAGCATTGCAATAGGCACTTCTGTTGCGTTAGTACTCGCTTTGCTTTTTGGCGCGCCGGCAAAACATACGCCGTACACTTTAACAAAACACATGCAGGCGAGAGCCCCAGTTAAAGCTAACATCACCACCGCAATAATACTGCCAATCGACATCATTAAATCACCTTGACGGCCCATGGTCAGTAGTGATTGGTAGATAAACCATTCACTAATAAAACCATTTAATGGCGGTAGCGCTGAAATCGCCATCGTACCAATTAAAAAGGCTATCGCGGTGTAAGGCATTAACTTACCAAGCCCTCCCATTTTATCCATGTCTTTAGTATGCAGACGAAAGACTATCGAGCCGGCACCCAGAAATAATAAGCCTTTGAATACAGCGTGATTTAACATGTGGTACAACCCACCTAATAAACCAATTGTCGCAAGTACGGGATGATGTGTTGCAATGCCCACCATACCGACACCGACACCCATTAATATAATGCCGACATTTTCAACCGTGTGATAAGCCAATAAACGCTTAATATCATGTTCAGCCAGGGCGTAAAGTACACCTAAAACGGAAGATACCGCGCCGAAGGCTAATACTAGATACCCCCACCATGGCGTATCTGCACCGAGAAAATCGATACTGACTTTAATGATCCCGAAAATACCAATTTTAACCATCACACCCGACATTAATGCCGAGGCATTAGAGGGAGCCGCGGGATGCGCAAGAGGTAACCAACTGTGCAGAGAAATTATCCCCGCTTTAGCGCCAAAGCCAAAGAAAGCCAGTAAAAATACTATCGAAGCCATGCCGGATGACAAATTCGCCGTGCGGAAATCTTGAAAATTTAAACTCCCTGTCGCGCGGTACAAAATGAAGAAAGCGATCATGATCAGCACCGACCCTGCGTGCGCAATCAAAAAATACTGTAAGCCCGCATTGATCGACGTTTCTTTTTGTTCCGATATAACCAAAAAGTAAGACGCGAGCGACATCATTTCAAAAAAGACAATAAAATAAAAGGCATTCTCTGAAACAACGAGTGCAACCATGGATGCAATAAAAACATTCATGAAGAAGCCCATTGCCCATGCACCTTTTCCTTTATATTCTTGCATATAAGAAAGGGAGTAAATGCTACAAGCAATCACCACTAATGAAATAATAAATACCATTAATGATGACAGTGGATCGAGGCGTAACATGCAATCTGCAAAGTAAAAAGGGGATGAGATTTGATAACTAATCGCATCACTGCCAAATAATACAGGTAATGAAGCACATACTCCCAATACACCACCAAGGGTCGAAACAACGCCAGAAAGAGCAATACCAATCGATTCCTTCGATGAGAGAAGAAGTGATATAACGCCGGCAACGACATACAGTGCGATGGATGCAAATAATAGATTAAAAGAAACCATATTATCTCTCCTCCAAAATCATGTGGGTAAGCAAAGAGCCCGCATTAGCTGCATCATCTCGCTTTTGCTTTTGCATCGCTAAGGTATTCTCGGGATCTACGAGGAATAATGCTTTGGTTGGGCACGCTTCAATACAAGCAGGTCCACCTTCAAGGTGTGCACAAAGATCACATTTAACCGCAATATTTTTCACCCCAGGTTCCCATGCTAAAATATCATTACCAAAACAGCTGGGTGATGAGGTCGTCGGATTACTTGTTCTTACATTTGAAGGGATATACGTATCATAGGCATGCGCAAGTCCGACACCTCGACTACCACTAAACGTAATTGCGCCAAAAGGGCAAGCAATCGAGCATAATGTGCAGCCAATACAGAGACTTTCATTAATATGAATACTACCATTTACATGGGTGATAGCATTTACGGGGCATACCGTCGCGCAAGGAGCGTCTTCACAGTGGCGACATAACACAGGTGCTGTCGCATCTTTATTTCGTGTTACGGTTAACCTTGGGTGGGCTTGCAATCCGATAGTTTTATGAGTGGTTGAACACGCAGCCATGCAGGTATCACAACCAATACATAACTTCGGATCAGCAATTACAAAGCGATTCATAATTAACCTTAGTTAATGAGTAAAATTAGGAAATTCACACCTTATAAGCAAAAATCAAACCAACTTTTAAAATGCCCCAATAAAGACATTAAGCCATTGTTTTTAATAACAAAAAAAACAAAATCATTAACTAAACAGGATGTTCGAAATACCTTTTTCGACATATGTGACGAGACAGTACGCAGTGTGACGAAGGTGACACTTAGACATAAAAAAACCGCCACTTCAGAAGTGACGGTTTCATGATTATATTGAGTGACACAACGTTTTTAATTTTCTTTTAGCCAATCTAGCCACTCTTGCATACCCTCACCTGTCGTCGCAGATAAAGTGATCACCTTAATATAAGGATTCACTTTTTTAGCGTTAGCAATACAAATATCAACATCAAACGTGACATAAGGTAGAAGGTCAATTTTATTAATGATCATCAATTGAGAGGCTGCAAACATATTGGGATATTTAAGAGGCTTATCCTCCCCTTCTGTCACCGATAAAATGGCGACTTTATATTTTTCACCGAGATCAAAGCTCGCGGGGCACACTAAATTCCCCACATTTTCGATAAAAAGCAAACCTCCCTTACTAAGTTGTAATTGATGATAAGCATCATGCACCATCTTCGCATCTAAATGACATCCCTTACCCGTATTCACTTGCACGGCAGGTACTCCCGTCGCACGTACGCGATCAGCATCATTAGAGGTTTGTTGATCACCTTCAATTACCGCACAAGCACGATCCGCTTGAATAATATGCAACGTTTCCGTTAATAACGTCGTTTTACCCGAGCCAGGACTTGATACAAGATTTAATACAAGTTGCTTCTCTTGCTTAAAATGCGCTCGATTATGTTTGGCTAATTGATTATTTTTATCTAAAATATCGGTTTCAATTTTAAGTAAACGACGTTGGCTAATACCTGGAACATGTACACCTGCTTCACCACCGCCATAATGTAAATCATTTTTTTCATTGCGCGTGGCTTTAAAGTTATCGCTCTTGTCGAGAGTGCTTTCTTCGTGCGTATGATGAGGATGAGCATGGTGGTGCTTATAATGGGCCTCTGCATGAGAATGTTGATCTGCGTGAGAGTGCCCATGAGCCTGATGCTCTGTTGCACCTACGTAATAATGGTGATGATGAATGATAACCTGTGTCGCTGCAGGATAATGATGGTGCACCTCATCTGCCCGTTTATGTTGCGATCTATATTCATTTAATTCTTGATAAGATCCCTCATGCTCATGTCTATCTTCATCATGTCGCACATGAGAATGATGATCATGCCCTTCGATTTTAGTGTCCCCACATCCACAGACTCCACACATATTTTATTCTACCTCTATTTCTTTAACACGTAATTCCTCACCCTGAATCACTTGTAATTGAAAACCATCGCAATTTGGGCAAGCATTACCACGCTGGTTTAAAATGACGTCTGTTGCGCAAACAAAGCAATATGCTTGGCCCGCGACAGACTCTATATGTAATATTGAATGTTCAGCAATGGTATCTCTTGCTGCTATTTCATAACAAAACTCAATGGTCCCTGCTTCAATACACGACAGAGCCCCTATTTCTAACCACACGGCAGTTACTTTTTTAAAACCTTGATTTTTAGCCGATTCGACCACCAAATTAACGGTATCTAGGCTAATAGACATTTCGTGCATACGGATCCTGATGTGTACAGTAGTAATTTATAGCTGCATTAAAACACTTAATTTCCGACTCGAAGTTGACACTAATCAAAACAACTACGGTAAATCGCTAAATTTTTAAGCTTATAAAATACGCTTTAAATTCAATCATACAGAGGCGCCGCCAAAGGTGTCGACATACGATCATAAATGTCGACACCTTACATGATCACTTTGAAAGCTGGCAACATAACCCTTATAAAACAACGTGATACAGCGAGCTTTATCTTATTTTATATCTGGCATGAATCATGCTAATTGTGTAGTTAACTTTTGACAGTGTTTAAATCGTTTTCGATCCCGCTATCGTAATAACCTATCTAACATTGACTCGTACTTTCTAAGGATCTCAAATGAAAAAAACAACCCTCGGCATGATCACAATGAGTGCACTTTTATTATCACCCCTTGCATCCGCTCATGTGGGCGCTATTCATCTTCATAATTCATGGCTAGATGGCGTTATTCACCCTTTTACAGGTTTAGATCACTTAACTTTGCTACTGGCTATCGGTGTTATGGCGCAACATTTAAAAAACACTAAAAAATCGTTGATAATGATGGCGACAACAGTTGCCCTTATGCTCTCAGGTTTAGCGTTAGGCGCTCATTTTACAGGCGCCAGCGTTGAAAGCCTTATTGCTGGCTCTTTGTTTGTTGCTGCATTTGCCTTATGGGGACAAGCGCGAACAGCAAGTGACTTCAAAAAAACATTGCTTAACGTCGTATCTATTTCCTTTATCTTATTCCACGGCTGGGCACATGGCACTGAATTTAGTAGCTTGAGTTTAAGCGCATTTGCCCTCGGCATGTCTTGCTCTGCCATTATTATTATGTCTATCGGCTTTTACTTATCACGTTTTATTCCAACAAAAATCTTAGCAAAAATGACCGCCGTTTGTGGTGTGATCGTTAGCTTTGCTTAAAATTTTAAGCACATAAACTCGGTGAATAATCTACATGAGTAAAAAAGAGGCACCTAAACTACAAACTCGACGCTTAATTGAAGTCTGCGGTATTGTACAAGGTGTCGGCTTTCGACCTTTTATCTATCTCCTTGCCAAGCAACATCAATTGCAAGGCTGGGTGCTTAATCACCCCCAAGGCGTGCACATTGACGTACAAGGCCCAGAAAATGAGCTTGATATTTTTATCAAAAATATCCGCCAACAAGCGCCACCATTAAGTCAGATTGATAGTATCACTTGCAAATCATCTGCCGTGCACAGCCTCGATGATATGCCAAAGCCAGGTGTATTTTCGATACGTCAGAGTAGCCTCTCTTTAGCAAAAAATAAGAGTAACGATACGCAATTTAGCACCCATATTTCTGCGGATTTTAGTATATGCAATGCCTGCTTAGACGATATTCGCGATCCAAATAGCCGTTATTATCGTTACCCTCTTACTAACTGCACACACTGCGGACCACGTTTTAGTATTATCAACGCATTGCCTTACGACAGAAAAAACA
The sequence above is a segment of the Psychromonas sp. CNPT3 genome. Coding sequences within it:
- a CDS encoding hydrogenase large subunit — translated: MLEENTPNNGKIGSSYIAGIHHFFPNAILEEEWRTHNQILITVKDTALIEVMKWLYFEKDGWLSVSFGNDERTLSGYFAVYHTLSMEGDEKCWIMVKIHVDAETKEFPSITPVIPAAVWGEREIRDMFGLRPIGLPDQRRLVLPDDWPEDLHPLCKDAMDYRQRPMPTTESETYAFDNELGDKSNRIIPLGPLHITSDEPGHFRLFVDGEDIIDADYRMFYVHRGMEKLAETRMGYNEVAFLTDRVCGICGFTHSVGYTNSVENALGIEVPPRAKMIRTVLLEVERLHSNMLNVGLSSHFVGFDTGFMQFFRVREKTMLLAELLTGARKTYGLNLIGGVRRDIQKEHRLKGIKLIREIRKEFTDLVEMLLSTPNIDQRLKGIGRLEPEIARNFSVVGPMVRGSGFARDVRRTHGDSVEAYADMPMEIQTLNTCDVEARLLVRIKELLDSFNMIEYGLGNLPEGPLLTEGFTYKPFQFALGFTEAPRGENVHWSMTGDNQKLFRWRCRAATYANWPTLRYMLRGNTVSDAPLIIGSLDPCYSCTDRVTIIDKKKGTSKTIPYKEIERYSIERKNSPLK
- a CDS encoding hydrogenase 4 subunit D, which produces MNIMENLALMKNVALLTILLPFLGAIITMLVAAPLAKWVSQIFAGIAAFGVLVLAFLYRSSGQSTLHYTLFHIDNTEILGFTFDAVSTLTVIAVVILGFLVNIYSLGYMTESNREHPHEAKPRYYAFLLIIIGAMAGLVLSSTFVGQLLFFEITSVCSWALIGYYQKATSLKSALKALLVTHFASIGLFVATVIVFKETGTFSITALAQLSDQTKIIVFLGIMLAAWGKSAQLPLQFWLPETMDSPTPVSAYLDAASMVKIGVYIFARAILSAGEIPHIIGVIGVIGAILTMLYGFILYLPQKDMKRLLAYSTITQLAYIFLALSLSIFGSHLALESAVAYIFNHAFAKTLFFLVAGSLGYTCGTRMLPSLKGIIKTSPLLAVGFGVAALAISGVPPFNGFFSKFPLFEAGFQLSQQHPWLIPVMLIALLESVASFGWLLYWFGKTVLGNPSEAVQKASPLPISMKIVIVILIIMSVFSSFIASTWLS
- a CDS encoding 4Fe-4S dicluster domain-containing protein codes for the protein MNRFVIADPKLCIGCDTCMAACSTTHKTIGLQAHPRLTVTRNKDATAPVLCRHCEDAPCATVCPVNAITHVNGSIHINESLCIGCTLCSIACPFGAITFSGSRGVGLAHAYDTYIPSNVRTSNPTTSSPSCFGNDILAWEPGVKNIAVKCDLCAHLEGGPACIEACPTKALFLVDPENTLAMQKQKRDDAANAGSLLTHMILEER
- the hypB gene encoding hydrogenase nickel incorporation protein HypB, whose product is MCGVCGCGDTKIEGHDHHSHVRHDEDRHEHEGSYQELNEYRSQHKRADEVHHHYPAATQVIIHHHHYYVGATEHQAHGHSHADQHSHAEAHYKHHHAHPHHTHEESTLDKSDNFKATRNEKNDLHYGGGEAGVHVPGISQRRLLKIETDILDKNNQLAKHNRAHFKQEKQLVLNLVSSPGSGKTTLLTETLHIIQADRACAVIEGDQQTSNDADRVRATGVPAVQVNTGKGCHLDAKMVHDAYHQLQLSKGGLLFIENVGNLVCPASFDLGEKYKVAILSVTEGEDKPLKYPNMFAASQLMIINKIDLLPYVTFDVDICIANAKKVNPYIKVITLSATTGEGMQEWLDWLKEN
- a CDS encoding respiratory chain complex I subunit 1 family protein, producing MQGLEIPSLGMITLAIIQALIMVALAPLFTGLSRVIRAKMHSRQGPGILQDYRDLYKLLRRQDVAPSPSGIIFAITPWVLIITMALVAMAMPAVTNHSPFPIAGDVITDIYLFAIFRFFFALAGLDSGSIFAGLGSSRELTLGVLVEPILILSIFTVALITGSSDLGNMSNTLATLPWSMPVATVVSGAACAFVIFIEMGKLPFDVAEAEQELQEGPMTEYSGSSLALMKIGFGLKQMVVVMLFLAIFVPFGKADTLTVSALLIATLWLLVKLFVCFSIASVLENSMARVRYVQTHELTWIGFGIAVLGFLFYLTGI
- the hypA gene encoding hydrogenase maturation nickel metallochaperone HypA, with product MHEMSISLDTVNLVVESAKNQGFKKVTAVWLEIGALSCIEAGTIEFCYEIAARDTIAEHSILHIESVAGQAYCFVCATDVILNQRGNACPNCDGFQLQVIQGEELRVKEIEVE
- a CDS encoding HupE/UreJ family protein produces the protein MKKTTLGMITMSALLLSPLASAHVGAIHLHNSWLDGVIHPFTGLDHLTLLLAIGVMAQHLKNTKKSLIMMATTVALMLSGLALGAHFTGASVESLIAGSLFVAAFALWGQARTASDFKKTLLNVVSISFILFHGWAHGTEFSSLSLSAFALGMSCSAIIIMSIGFYLSRFIPTKILAKMTAVCGVIVSFA
- the hyfB gene encoding hydrogenase 4 subunit B: MVSFNLLFASIALYVVAGVISLLLSSKESIGIALSGVVSTLGGVLGVCASLPVLFGSDAISYQISSPFYFADCMLRLDPLSSLMVFIISLVVIACSIYSLSYMQEYKGKGAWAMGFFMNVFIASMVALVVSENAFYFIVFFEMMSLASYFLVISEQKETSINAGLQYFLIAHAGSVLIMIAFFILYRATGSLNFQDFRTANLSSGMASIVFLLAFFGFGAKAGIISLHSWLPLAHPAAPSNASALMSGVMVKIGIFGIIKVSIDFLGADTPWWGYLVLAFGAVSSVLGVLYALAEHDIKRLLAYHTVENVGIILMGVGVGMVGIATHHPVLATIGLLGGLYHMLNHAVFKGLLFLGAGSIVFRLHTKDMDKMGGLGKLMPYTAIAFLIGTMAISALPPLNGFISEWFIYQSLLTMGRQGDLMMSIGSIIAVVMLALTGALACMCFVKVYGVCFAGAPKSKASTNATEVPIAMLIGTSLLALMCIVLGIGSPWIAPVIKGVAASLVKGGVEVTVSQGVALVPGIAHQAILSAPIIAISLLLLLLIPYALITCFKGQKLKRRHSNDPWACGYGYEQRMSVDAGSFTCTLRAMYAPLYTLREKLDPAGLFTCILLKTTAFAVAIEACFEDHLVSPMTRMLRRMKGGSVLFYGLYLLIALVVLMLIPFYLGVK